A window of the Trichoderma asperellum chromosome 6, complete sequence genome harbors these coding sequences:
- a CDS encoding uncharacterized protein (antiSMASH:Cluster_6.9~TransMembrane:12 (i63-90o110-131i143-160o166-188i200-224o230-253i321-339o359-377i384-404o416-437i457-473o485-501i)~SMCOG1169:sugar transport protein): protein MSHLQPLEMSLGADKKAEVECAPQFEAFETVENWTNLAEDARNATEEEHSLTFLKAVKMYPQACLWSMIVSIVVIMDGYDTALIGSLFAYPAFQRQFGNPQGQGKYQLEAKWQTALGLASPLGNIVGIYINGLITEWFGHKKAVLGTLVFLSGVLFIPFFSKTIEVLFAGELLCGLAWGVFTTLAPAYASEVAPVALRAYLETFVVLCWGIGQFVSYGVLYSLVNRTDEWSWRIPLAIQWVWPVIVIPLLLFAPESPWWLVRKGRIDEAEQSMKRLSSKKSHTGKQSVALMVQTTNLETAMTEGSSYRDCFRGTNLWRTEIGCVAWASQVLCGFAIANYSSYFYEQAGLPAANAYKMTIGQGGIHFLCTLFSVFVTARFGRRGIMLFGYAGMSCAMFILGFLALAHQTTGFGYGQAIMYLVWYVIYQLTIGPTAYIVVGEISSTRLRSKSISLARNAYNVANVFSATVAPYTLNPTAGNLKGKTAFLAAAFSLLCLSWGYFRLPESKDRTYEELDLLFSKNLKAREFKNASIDGREMPEFTK, encoded by the coding sequence ATgtctcatctccagcctctAGAGATGTCTCTGGGAGCAGATAAGAAAGCAGAGGTCGAATGTGCACCTCAATTTGAAGCCTTCGAAACAGTGGAAAACTGGACCAACCTCGCCGAAGACGCTCGCAATGCAACAGAGGAAGAACATAGTTTGACCTTCCTCAAGGCAGTCAAGATGTACCCACAAGCATGTTTGTGGTCTATGATTGTCTCAATCGTTGTTATCATGGACGGATATGACACGGCTCTCATCGGCTCTCTTTTCGCGTATCCCGCTTTCCAACGGCAATTTGGGAAtccccaagggcaaggaAAATACCAGTTGGAGGCAAAGTGGCAGACTGCTTTAGGACTGGCCAGTCCCCTGGGTAACATCGTTGGTATTTATATCAACGGCCTTATTACTGAGTGGTTTGGTCACAAAAAAGCCGTTCTGGGAACTCTCGTGTTTCTCAGCGGTGTTCTGTTTATCCCCTTCTTTTCAAAGACCATCGAGGTGCTATTTGCCGGCGAGTTGCTCTGTGGTTTGGCATGGGGAGTTTTCACCACTTTGGCTCCAGCATATGCCTCAGAAGTTGCTCCAGTAGCCCTTCGTGCATACCTCGAGACTTTCGTTGTCCTTTGCTGGGGAATCGGCCAGTTCGTTTCATACGGCGTTCTCTACAGCTTGGTAAATCGCACCGATGAATGGTCTTGGCGAATCCCACTGGCTATTCAATGGGTTTGGCCTGTTATTGTTATTCCTCTGCTCTTGTTTGCCCCTGAGTCTCCATGGTGGCTTGTTCGAAAAGGTCGTATAGACGAAGCGGAGCAGTCCATGAAGCGACTTTCCTCCAAGAAATCGCATACCGGCAAGCAATCCGTTGCTTTGATGGTTCAAACTACCAACCTAGAGACAGCCATGACGGAAGGCTCCTCATACAGGGATTGCTTTCGTGGAACGAATCTGTGGCGCACCGAAATTGGATGCGTTGCTTGGGCGTCTCAGGTTCTCTGTGGCTTTGCCATCGCTAATTACTCGTCCTACTTTTACGAGCAAGCTGGGTTGCCGGCAGCAAATGCTTACAAAATGACAATTGGACAAGGGGGCATTCATTTCTTGTGTACTCTATTTTCGGTCTTTGTGACTGCACGATTCGGTCGACGTGGGATCATGCTCTTCGGATATGCCGGCATGTCCTGTGCCATGTTTATTCTTGGATTTCTAGCACTTGCGCACCAGACAACAGGTTTCGGTTATGGCCAGGCTATTATGTATCTCGTCTGGTACGTCATCTATCAGCTGACTATTGGTCCGACTGCCTACATCGTTGTTGGCGAGATATCTTCCACCCGCCTTCGGTCAAAGAGTATTTCTCTGGCTCGTAACGCATACAATGTTGCGAATGTGTTTAGCGCCACTGTAGCTCCCTATACCCTGAATCCTACTGCGGGAAACTTGAAAGGTAAAACAGCCTTCTTGGCCGCCGCTTTCTCGCTGCTTTGTTTGTCATGGGGGTACTTTCGCCTCCCTGAAAGCAAAGACAGGACGTACGAAGAACTGgatcttttattttccaaAAATCTGAAGGCGCGTGAATTCAAAAATGCGTCTATCGACGGAAGAGAAATGCCTGAATTTACCAAATAA
- a CDS encoding uncharacterized protein (CAZy:GH67~antiSMASH:Cluster_6.9), whose amino-acid sequence MLPPETGLDGWLRYAALPDECAGLRTRYSTIISHMDSQSSPIFTAARELQFGLSKILSQNVSLETKLLGTAASSSIVVGTIKTFSSTGRDIHETLSLKEDGYCLVCKDGKATEIIGQNERGALYGAFELLRLLSQNHPLPEMRISNPSAPIRWVNQWDNLDGSIERGYAGPSIFFADGYVLDDLTRVQQYARLLASVGLNGLIVNNVNSNYNLLKPINMQGLARIADIMRPWGVRIGISLNFDTPKGLGGLQTSDPLDPDVISWWEDITSELYRHVSDMLGYLIKANSEGQPGPLTYGRTLADGANMFARALQPHGDGVVVYRAFVYNHHLDESDWKNDRANAAVEYFDGLDTQFEDNVIIQIKYGPIDFQIREPPSPLLAHLRKTPIILELQVTQEYLGQQDHVVYLPPLWKTIFDFDLHIDGQQSLVRDVVSGQRFNWSKSGYAAVVNVGNDLTWLGSHLAMANLYAYGLCTWDPQQSEVDIIQGWAQLTFGLYKTIANTITNIFMTSWPTYEDYSGNLGIQTLCDIVTHCHYGPCPAAQDGNGWGQWTRADAHSIGMDRTVATGTGNAGQYPQVVAERFECIDTTPDELLLWFHHVPYTHRLKSGKTVIQHFYDAHYSGACVAQTFPQQWEALRGLIDDDRFDHVAFRLRYQAGHALVWRDSINNFYYAKCGIKDEHHRVGNHAWRIEAEDMTLEGYEVVPVTPFEAASGGKAIATMPGADIGTAQCTVAFPSGIYDIAINYYDHLGGRSQYQIFLNDILIGAWKGDLEDKLSHDFSDRMDGHSATRVTFNKVDVKKGDSLTIVGRPDGSELAPIDYISLLPQGIVD is encoded by the coding sequence ATGCTTCCGCCTGAGACTGGCCTCGACGGTTGGTTGCGGTATGCCGCACTTCCTGATGAGTGTGCCGGCCTACGCACCCGATACTCGACAATTATCTCCCATATGGACAGCCAAAGTAGCCCTATATTCACTGCCGCGAGAGAGCTGCAATTCGGCCTATCCAAGATTCTGAGCCAGAATGTTAGTCTTGAGACGAAGCTCTTGGGAACCGCAGCCAGCTCCTCTATTGTTGTAGGAACTATAAAAACATTCTCGTCTACCGGCCGGGATATTCATGAAACCCTGTCCCTCAAAGAGGATGGATACTGTCTCGTCTGTAAGGACGGGAAGGCTACGGAAATCATTGGCCAAAACGAACGGGGTGCACTGTACGGCGCTTTTGAGCTCCTCAGACTTCTGTCGCAGAACCACCCGCTTCCCGAAATGCGTATATCCAATCCCAGTGCTCCAATTCGGTGGGTAAATCAGTGGGATAACCTGGACGGCAGCATTGAAAGAGGATATGCAGGTCCATCGATATTTTTCGCGGACGGATATGTGCTCGACGACCTGACCCGTGTTCAACAATATGCGCGGTTGCTGGCTTCTGTCGGACTGAATGGTCTGATCGTAAATAACGTCAACTCCAATTATAACCTTCTTAAGCCCATTAATATGCAAGGACTGGCTCGGATTGCTGACATCATGAGACCATGGGGAGTTAGAATTGGCATTTCTTTGAACTTTGACACCCCAAAGGGCCTTGGAGGTTTGCAGACATCTGATCCTCTGGATCCCGACGTCATTTCTTGGTGGGAGGACATTACTTCTGAGCTGTACCGTCATGTCTCTGACATGTTGGGATATCTGATCAAAGCGAATTCTGAAGGACAGCCGGGCCCACTGACATATGGCCGCACTCTTGCTGATGGTGCAAACATGTTTGCCAGAGCCTTGCAGCCGCATGGTGACGGTGTCGTCGTTTACCGCGCCTTCGTCTACAATCACCACCTCGATGAGTCGGATTGGAAAAATGATAGGGCAAACGCGGCTGTTGAGTATTTTGATGGACTAGATACTCAATTCGAAGATAACGTCATTATTCAGATCAAATACGGCCCCATTGATTTTCAGATTCGGGAACCGCCGtcgcctcttcttgctcacCTGCGGAAAACGCCAATTATTCTAGAATTACAGGTTACGCAGGAGTATCTTGGCCAACAAGATCACGTCGTATATTTACCACCGCTTTGGAAGACGATTTTCGATTTTGATCTCCATATAGACGGCCAGCAATCATTGGTCCGAGACGTAGTTTCTGGTCAACGGTTCAATTGGAGCAAAAGTGGTTACGCGGCAGTGGTTAATGTAGGCAACGATCTTACATGGCTGGGCAGTCATCTTGCAATGGCCAATCTGTATGCATATGGATTGTGCACTTGGGACCCTCAGCAGAGCGAGGTGGACATAATCCAAGGTTGGGCACAATTGACCTTCGGTTTATACAAAACCATCGCGAATACCATAACAAATATTTTCATGACTTCTTGGCCGACATATGAAGATTACAGCGGTAACCTCGGCATTCAAACCTTGTGCGATATTGTCACGCATTGTCATTATGGCCCCTGCCCAGCAGCGCAGGATGGCAATGGATGGGGCCAGTGGACTCGTGCTGACGCACATTCTATTGGAATGGACCGAACTGTTGCCACGGGAACAGGAAATGCAGGGCAATATCCTCAAGTTGTTGCTGAGCGGTTTGAGTGCATTGATACCACTCCTGATGAGCTTCTCTTATGGTTTCACCATGTTCCGTACACCCATCGTCTAAAATCAGGTAAAACAGTGATTCAACACTTCTACGACGCCCACTATTCTGGAGCTTGTGTCGCACAGACATTTCCACAGCAGTGGGAAGCCTTGCGGGGATTGATAGACGATGATCGATTTGACCATGTGGCTTTTCGTCTACGGTATCAAGCGGGCCATGCTCTGGTCTGGCGGGACTCAATCAACAATTTCTATTACGCCAAGTGTGGGATCAAAGACGAACATCACCGAGTTGGTAACCATGCATGGAGAATTGAGGCCGAAGATATGACGCTTGAAGGATACGAAGTGGTTCCTGTGACGCCATTCGAGGCTGCATCTGGAGGAAAAGCGATCGCGACAATGCCAGGAGCGGATATAGGCACTGCACAGTGTACTGTTGCTTTTCCTTCCGGGATCTATGATATCGCGATCAACTACTATGATCATCTGGGTGGCAGATCACAATATCAAATCTTCTTGAACGACATACTTATTGGCGCTTGGAAAGGTGATCTTGAAGATAAACTGAGTCATGACTTTTCGGACCGCATGGATGGCCATTCTGCGACTCGAGTCACCTTCAATAAAGTAGATGTAAAAAAAGGCGATTCCCTTACGATAGTTGGTAGACCGGATGGGAGCGAACTCGCTCCCATAGACTATATTTCATTATTGCCACAAGGCATTGTGGATTAA
- a CDS encoding uncharacterized protein (EggNog:ENOG41~antiSMASH:Cluster_6.9), whose translation MGSNSTSQGHWVHTWASMPIIAENDNLPPDDFIQENVVFRNTTIRQTVRLSIGTEKLLRIRLSNAFGSEPLTIAETTLALTTKNKSGTTDIQSQTIQNVTFGGSGSTTIPARTLMVSDSISFGFPLEPNTVLSISIFLEAGHNAECITTHPGSRTTSYFTKGNRVSEEDFNHLIVRQTDHWYYISGLEVFASQCTRAFALIGDSITDGRCSLTNGDTRWPDILFRRLQASKSHTSLAVVNQAAGGNRVLDDGLGPSVLSRLDRDIISLSGASAVLIFEGVNDIGMAPADCWSQEILSNRLIAAYKQVVIRLRAHGIAIFAATLTPFGLPQTDLRGREDTSVTSYSDPVRESTRQSINNWIRTSGIFDVVVDFDEILRDPEDHSLLKREYDSGDGLHPNQNAFYAMADYFPIHVFENLFQT comes from the exons ATGGGCTCAAATTCAACCAGCCAAGGGCACTGGGTTCACACCTGGGCTAGTATGCCAATAATTGCAGAAAACGATAACCTCCCCCCAGATGACTTT ATACAAGAGAATGTGGTTTTTCGAAACACCACTATTCGTCAAACCGTGCGATTGTCAATTGGGACGGAGAAGCTTCTGCGAATCAGGCTATCCAATGCGTTTGGATCCGAGCCTCTTACCATAGCAGAAACAACACTAGCACTGACGACCAAGAATAAGTCAGGGACTACAGATATTCAATCTCAAACGATACAAAACGTCACTTTCGGCGGGAGTGGATCTACAACTATTCCGGCCAGAACACTCATGGTTTCTGACAGCATAAGCTTTGGGTTTCCTTTAGAACCTAACACCGTTCTAAGTATCAGTATCTTCCTTGAAGCTGGCCATAACGCTGAGTGTATCACTACACACCCAGGGAGTCGCACCACATCGTATTTTACTAAAGGAAATAGAGTGTCTGAAGAGGATTTCAATCACCTTATAGTCAGGCAGACTGATCACTG GTACTACATTAGTGGTCTCGAAGTGTTTGCATCACAATGTACACGAGCCTTTGCCCTCATTGGGGACAGCATTACGGACGGCAGATGCAGCCTTACTAACGGCGATACCCG ATGGCCAGATATTCTATTCAGACGACTACAGGCCTCTAAATCGCATACTTCCCTTGCGGTCGTGAATCAGGCAGCTGGGGGCAACCGCGTTTTGGATGATGGCCTCGGGCCCAGCGTGTTAAGCAGGCTAGATAGGGACATAATATCTCTCTCTGGTGCCAGCGCTGTTTTAATTTTTGAAGGTGTCAACGATATTGGCATGGCACCCGCCGACTGTTGGAGTCAAGAGATCTTAAGCAATCGCCTAATTGCAGCGTATAAGCAAGTTGTTATTCGACTACGAGCTCATGGAATTGCGATCTTTGCAGCAACATTAACACCTTTTGGCCTTCCACAAACAGACCTCAGAGGACGTGAGGATACATCCGTCACATCTTATTCCGATCCAGTTCGGGAGTCTACGAGACAGAGCATCAACAACTGGATTCGCACGAGCGGCATCTTCGACGTCGTAGTTGACTTTGATGAGATCTTGCGGGACCCAGAAGACCATTCGTTGCTAAAGAGAGAATATGACTCGGGTGATGGATTGCACCCCAATCAAAATGCATTCTACGCTATGGCTGATTATTTCCCTATTCATGTTTTTGAGAACCTATTCCAGACATAG